Proteins from a genomic interval of Acidobacteriota bacterium:
- the rpmB gene encoding 50S ribosomal protein L28, which yields MSKRCEYCDKGTVFGRSISHAHNVTSRTYKANLQRVRAFIDGQVKRIWVCTRCLRSGKVQKPPVRNWSPENLET from the coding sequence ATGTCCAAGCGATGCGAGTACTGCGACAAGGGTACGGTCTTCGGCCGTAGCATCAGCCACGCCCACAATGTGACCTCCCGGACCTACAAGGCCAACCTGCAGCGCGTCCGGGCCTTCATCGACGGCCAGGTCAAGCGCATCTGGGTCTGCACCCGCTGCCTGCGCAGCGGCAAGGTCCAGAAGCCGCCGGTGCGCAACTGGAGCCCCGAGAACCTGGAGACCTGA